A stretch of DNA from Catenulispora acidiphila DSM 44928:
TTCCGAGCGTGACGTTGACGACAGCGGGGTGGGTGAACGGAAAGGCGATGGCCGCGGCGGGCAGCGTCGTCCCATGGGCTTCGCAGACCTCGGCGATCATCCGGGCGCGGTCGACGAGGTCTGCGGGCGCGTCGCCGTAGTCGTACTTCATCCCGGCGCCCGGCCGGTCGCCCGCCAACAGACCGGAGTTGAAGACGCCGACCGCGACGACGCTCTTCCCCTGCTCGATCGCGGCCGGCAGCACGTCCTCCAGGGCGCTCTGGTCGAGCAGGGTGTACCGGCCGGCCAGCATGACCACGTCCGCGGCGGTCTCCCGCAGGAAGCGGGTGAGCATCGCGGACTGGTTCATGCCGGCGCCGATCGCGCCGACGACGCCCTCGTCGCGCAGCTGCGCGAGGGTGGGCATGGCCTCGTCGGCGGCCTGCTGCCAGTGGTCGTCGGGATCGTGCAGGTAGACGATGTCGAGGCGGTCCGTCCCGAGGCGGTCCAGGCTCGCTTCGATGGAGCGCAGGACGCCGTCCTTGCTGAAGTCCCACTTCCTGCGGACTGTGTCCGGGACGGCGAAACCGTCGCTGTCACGGCCGGTGGGGTAGTCGTTGGGGACGAGCAGCCGCCCGACTTTGGACGACAGCACATACTCGTCTCGAGGGTGGTCGCTCAGCACGGCGCCGAGGCGGCGTTCGGACAGCCCGAGTCCGTAGTGCGGCGCGGTGTCGAAGGAGCGGATCCCGGCGTCCCAGGCCGCGGCGACCGCGGCTTCGGCATCGTCGTCGGAGACCGGCCGGTACAGGTTCCCGATGACCGATCCCCCGAACCCGAGCTCGGTCAGGGCCAGCAGCGTGCCCGCGATCGTCCGGCGGTTCATCGGCCCAGCCAGCCGCCGTCGACCGGCAGGATCGCGCCGTGCACGTAGGCGGCGGCGTCCGAGGCGAGGAAGACGGTCGCGCCGGCGAGGTCGTCCGCGTCTCCCCAGCGGCCGGCCGGGATGCGCGAGAGGATCGCCGCGCTGCGCTCCGCGTCGTCCCGCAGCGCCTGGGTGTTGTCCGTGGCGATGTAGCCCGGCGCGATGGCGTTTACGTTGACGCCGTGCGGAGCCCACTCGTTGGCCAGGGCTTTGGTCAGACCGGCGATGCCGTGCTTGGCGGCGGTGTATCCGGGCACGGTGATACCGCCCTGGAAGCTGAGCAGGGAGGCGGTGAAGACGATCTTGCCCCGGCCGCGTTCGACCATCCGCTCCCCCACCGCGCGGGTGAGGACGAACTGCGCCGAGAGGTTCACCTGCAGAACCAGAGCCCAGTCGGCGTCGGAGTGCCGGGCGGCGGGAGTGCGGGCGATGGTGCCGGCGTTGTTGACCAGGATGTCCACCGGGCGTTCGCGTCCGGCCAGGTCCGCGGCGAGCGCCGCGACGGCGGCGGGGTCGGAGAAGTCGGCCTGGACCGCTTCGAAGGCACGTCCGGCGGCGGTCACGTCCTTCTCCACGTCGCTGCCGGCGCCCTCCAGATGCGCGCTCACGCCGATGATGTCGGCTCCCGCCTCGGCCAGCGCGCGGGCCATGGCCCGGCCGATGCCGCGGCGTGCTCCGGTGACCACGGCCAGGCGCCCGGTCAGGTCGAATCGGTTCGATGTCATGCCGCAGCCTCCGGTGAGGTGTTGCCGCAGTCCACGAGCACCTTCACGTCGCCGCCGGATTCCAGGGACGTGAACGCGTCCAGCGCGTCGACCAGCGGCACGATCCTGCTGATCAGCTGCTCGGCGGGGATGGTGCCCTCGTCGATGAGGCGCACGGCGGTCTCGAAGTCCTGACGCTCGTACAACCGGGCGCCGATCAGTGTCAGCTCTCGCCAGAAGAAGCGGTGCAGATCCACTGCCCGGGGTCGGGGATGGATGGCCACCAGGCACAGGCGACCGCGCACCGCCAGCACGTCCACCGCCGTCTGCACGCCGGCCTCGGCGCCGGAGACTTCGAAGGCGATGTCCGCCCCCGCGTCCTGCGTCCAGTCGCGGACGCGCTCGGGCACGTCGTCGGCGCCGGGGTCCCACGTGTTCAGGCCCAGCTGCTCGGCAAGGCGGCGGCGCTGGGGGTTCGGCTCCACCACCCGCACCTCGCCGCCGGATGCCCGCGCGACCAGCGCGATCAGCAGACCCACCGGACCGCCGCCGACCACCACGACCCGATCGCCGTCGCTCACACCGGCGCGGCCGACGTCGTGCACCGCCACCGCCGTGGGTTCGACCAGCGCCGCACGGTCCAGCGCCAGCGACTCCGGCAGGCGGATCAGCGTCGAGGCGGGCACGGTCCAGCGCTGCTGCATCGCGCCGGGCGAGTCGATGCCGATGAAGTCCAGGTTCTGACAGATGTGGCGGTGGCCGTTCAGGCAGGCCGGACATGTGCCGTCCCAGCTCAGCGGCATGACGGTGACCGGGTCGCCGGGAGCATAGCCCTCGACCCCGGGTCCGACGCGGACCACATGGCCTGACATCTCGTGCCCGATCACGGCGGGCGCCTTGACCCGTCCGTCCATGTCGCCGTGGAAGATGTGCAGGTCCGTGCCGCAGATCCCCACATAAGCCGGAGCCAGCTCCACCTGCCCGGGACCCGGCGGCACAGGTGCGGCGGGACCGGTGGTCAGCGTACGAGCAGCGGTGTACCGCACCGCCAGCGAAGTCATCGTGTCAGTGTCCTTCTGTGTCAGGATTCTTCTGCGGTCGGGCTCGGGTCGTCGCCGAGGTGCCAGATCTCCGGCAGGTCCGCCCACCGGCTGCCGGTGGCGGAGTCCGGCCAGGGCACCTGGCAGGGGTCTGTGAAGGTCCACCAGCGTTGTGTCTCGGGGTCGTCCTTGATGGTGTCCAGGTCGGCGGCGAAGTCCTGACCGTGGTACTCGTAGTAGGCGAAGAGCATGTCCCCGTGCAGGAAGATGCTGTAGTTCCGGATGTGCGCCGCGCGCAGTGTGCTCTCGACCCCGGGCCAGACTTCGCTGTGCAGGGCGAGGTACTGCTCACGCAGCTCCGGCAGCAGCCGGGCGACTTGGGCGATCCGCTGCATGTCAGGCCTCCTCGGCGTCAAAGGGAGTGCGGTACGACGGCTGTCCCGTGCGCAGCTCCAGGCTCAGCGTCAGGCGCACACGCGTGGAGCGGGGCAGCTCGACGGTCACCCAAGGACCGCCGACCTGCAGCGACTCCGTGATCTCCATCGGCTGCCGGTGTCCGTAGTCGTAGAGGTCGCCGATCCATGCGGGGTCGTCGCACGCCGTGTAGGCGACGGTGGCGATGGTGTGCTCGGCGAAGGATCCGGCCTGCACGATCACCGTGCGCGCGTACTCCGGGTCGAGGTTCACCAGCTCCACGACCGTCGCCTGCGGATCGATGCTCGACACCAGCGCCGCGACCGAGGGCGGCAGTCCGGGACGGCGCGCCTCGGCGTCGTAGTAGCGCACGCGCGCCTGTTGCAGTCCGCCGTTGTACAGCACCTGCGGTCCACCCCAGGTGAGCTGGACCAGCGCTTCGGTGGCGACCGGGTTCGACTGCTGCCACAGGTGGATGTCGGCCTCGGGCACGTCGATGTCCCGGTAGCGCTCCATGCGCGTCAGCCGGTGGCGGATCTGGGCTTGGGCGGTGGCCAGGATGCGTTCGGGGTAGCCGGGGTCGTCGCCGGCGAGGAAGGCGAACCAGGCTTCCTCGTGTCCTGATTCCTCCTTGCTGCGGAAGGGGCGGATGGTGCTCCAGTCGATGCCGGAGGCGGCGCGCAGCTGCTCGATGCGCTCGCGGTCGGCGGCCGAGGCGCTGTGGTGCCACAGCGCGGCGGGCACGACCAGGGGCATCGGGTTGTAGTCGAACCATCCCTGGTCGCCGTGGCGGTAGGGGACGTGCAGCGTCGGGGTGCGGACGTCCTCGAGCAGCTGGATGGTCCACTTGGACTGCAGGCTGGAGTCCGCGTCCTGGAAGGCCATGGTCTTGCCGTGCGCGATGACCTCGTCGAGCGTGGAGCCCACCAGGTCCAGGTAGGAGTCGTCGCCGGTGGCCGCGGCCGCGGCCAGGGCCGCGACGGCCGCGGCGGGTCCGACGCTGTGCCAGCCGTGCGGCCAGTTCCAGCCGTAGTGGCCGCCGTACCAGCGCCCCTCCAGCAGGCCGCCGACGGTTCCGTCGGGCGCGACGTTGTCGGGCACGACGCCGCCGTTGGCCGCGGCGCGCTCGCGCCACGCGCCGACGTACTCGACGATCCAGTCCCGGTAGCGGGTCTCGCCGGTGAGAATCAGGGCGTTGAGGGCGAGGTTGGTGGCCGCGAGGTTGACCGCGGTGTCGCCGACCCCGGTGCGCAGACGCATCTGCTCCCCCAGCCGCGGGTCCGCGTCCAGCGGCGGGGTCTCGGCGCCTTCGGGCAGGATCCAGTTCAGCGGGAAGCCGTACATCTCGGCTTCCTTGGGCAGCCAGGGGTAGCTGCCGGTGTCCGACAGCCCCTCCCGCTCCGGGTCGCTGCCGTTGTGCGGGCGCTTGATGATGCGGTGTTCGGCGTCGTAGTTGCCGTGCGCGGGGTCGACGTAGAGCTCTGCGAAACGGACCGCCCGCTCGCGCCAGCGGTCGGGCGCGGCCATGCACAGGAAGTAGAACAGCAGCAGGCTCTCGCCCTGGTGGAACCAGTCGTATCCGCGCTCGTACTCCTCGCGCAGCATGCCGAGCGCGGTGAGCTGGCGGGTCACCCCTTCCCAATGCCGCTCCGAGGCCGCCAGCAGGTCGTCGGCGCCGCCGAGCAGATAGAGCTGAGGCCAGTTGAAGAAGACCTCGTAGAAGTCGTCGCCGCCGTCCCGGGTGGAGAGCGTCCCGTGGTATCTGAGCTCACCGCCGGGTCCGGTGAAGTCCTCGGCGAAACGCCGCCACGACCGGTCCAGCAGATCGAACAGCTCACGCTGTGCCGGCGCCCAGCCAGGCGGCTCGAGCACCGGCACCGAGGCGGTGATGACGGGATACATACAGGTTTCTCCGTTTCGGGGCGGTGGTCAGCCCTTGGTGGCGCCGGCGAGCATGCCGGTCACGAGGAAGCGCTGGGAGAACAGGAAGACGATGAGGACCGGGGTGATCGCCAGCAGGGTCGCGAGCGCGAGCTCGGGACGCTGCACGGCCAGGTCCCCGACGGTCGGGTTGAACTGCGGCACGTCGTCGAGCAGCGTGCCGAGGCCCACCTGGACCGGCAACTGGCTGCTCTGCGGCAGCATGACGTAGGGCAGGAAGTAGTTGGTCCAGTTGGCCACGAAGCTGAAAAACCCGACGAGCGCCACGATCGGAGTGGCCAGCGGCAGCGCGACCCGGCGGAAGACGCCGAACTCGCTGCAGCCGTCCAGCCGCGCGGACTCCAGCAGTTCTCTGGGAAGCGCGGTGCTGAAGTAGATGTAGGCCAGGTACACGCCGAACGGATAGAACGCGTAGGGCAGGATGATCGACCACATCGACCCGATCAGGTGCGCGGCGTTGACTTCCAGGAACAGCGGCACGACCAGCGTCGCGTTCGGCATGAGCATCACCACGAGCGTGCCGACCAGCAGCACGCGGCGGCCGCGGAACTCGGTCATCGCCAGCGCGTAGCCGGCGGGGACCGCCACGGCCAGCGTGATCACGAGCGCCAGGAACGAGTAGAGCGCCGAGTTGCGCAGCCACTGGAAGATCGCGTCGTCCTGGTAGGACGTCAGCGCGTCCCAGTTGGCCCGCAGCGCGTGCCAGGACCCGAACGACAGCGGGTTGCCGTGCACGAGCTGGTCGTCGGTCTTGGTCGCGGCGAGCACCAGCCAGAGCACCGGCAGCACGAAGAAGACCGCGAACAGCGCGAGCACCAGGGCGGGCAGCGGATTGCGGGTCCGGCGGCGGCTTGTGCGGCGCGCGGGTTCCTCCTCGGCGAGCGGCGCGGCCTCCCACGTGCGCAGAGCGGCCAGGGCCGGGTGTCCCTCAGTCGGCATCGAAGAACCCCGATCTGGCGACGAACAGCGCGGCCACGACCAGGCCGACGAGCAGGAGCTCGACCGAGATGGCCGCGGCGGTGTTCACGTCGTTGTTCTGGAAGGCGAAGTCGTAGGACAGCTGGTTCAGGGAGTAGTCGCGCCCGGCGACGCCGACGCTGGCCTGGGCGAGCAGTTGCGGTTCGACGAACAGCTGGGTGCCGCCGGCGAAGGTGAGGATCACCATGTAGACGATCCACTTGCGCAGCATCGGGATCTGGATCCGCCTCGCGGTCTGCCAGGCGGACGCGCCGTCGATGCGTGCGGCCTCGATGACCTCGCGCGGGATGTTGTTCAGCGCCCCGTGCATGACCACGATCCAGCCGCCGGCGCCGGTCCAGAAGGCGATCAGGGTGAACAGGACCGGCAGGTGACCGGGGGCGACGACCTGGCCGAAGGTGGCGAACCCCATAGCCCGGAGCAGGAAGGCCACCGGGCTCACCGACGGGTCGAGCACGAACAGCCACACCATCACCCCCGCCGCGCCGGCCAGCGCACCGGGGATGTAGTACAGGAACCTCAGTGCCTTGCTCACACCGCGGGCGGACAGCTCATACAGCAGCAGCGACAGCCCCACGACGAGCACGACCAGGGCCACCAGCCAGAACACCAGGTACAGCGCGACATGCTCGACGGCCGGGACGAAGCGGAAGTCCGCGGCGGCCCTGGAGAAGTTCGACAGACCGCTGAACCGGGCGTTCCCATCGGTGAACGCGAAGTAGACCGCGTAGCAGGTGGGCACGATGCCGAAGGCGATCAGCAGCACCACGTAGGCGGCGACGAACCCGTGGCCGGCCCGGCCGGGCCACAGCGCGCGCAGTGCCCCGCGCCGCGCTGTGGTCCGGCCGGTCGTCGCGGTGGGCGAGCTCACTTCGTCGCCACCTGGTATCCGTCGGCCTTGGCGTGGTTCACGATCGAGTCCTGCCAGGCCGGCAGCAGCGAGACGATGGTCTTGCCGGCGTTGACGCCGGGGGTGACGGTCGCGGCCCAGACCGCCTCCTGGCTGAACTGCCCGTAGCCCCAGCCCGCCCAGACCTGGTTCGCCGCGGCGGTGAGCGGCGCGGTGATGTCGTCGGCGTAGTACCCGGAGGACTGCTGCGCCGCCAGCCACGTCTTGGCCGCCGCCGTGTACGCCGGAAAGCCCGGCGCCAGCTTGCCCTGGTAGTCATCCGAGGTGGTGACCCAGGTCACGAAGTCGGTCGAGGCCTTCAGGTTCTTGCTGTGCGCCGAGACCAGCCAGGTGCCGCCGCCCACGTTGCCCACCGACGGGCTGGAGTCGCCGGACCACTGCGGCATCGGCGCCACGCCGAGCTGCCCGGCCGGGGTCTTGAACGTGCCCTGGAACAGCGCTCCGCCGTACCACGACGGGCCGGGCATCATCAGGATCTTGTCAGCCTCGTTCTTGTCGAAGTCGGAGCTGAACACGCTCGACGTCGACAGGGTCTTGTCCTTGATCAGGGTGTCCATCAGCGTGGCCATCTTGGTGCAGGCCGCGCTGGTGGCGTCGACCGTGACCGCCTTGGGCCCGGTGATCTGGTTGGCGCCGCACTTGCCCGCCCACAGGTAGATCTCCGGAGCGAACGTGTCGCCGGCGGCGCCGACCAGGTAGCCGGGGTGCTCGGCGGCGACCTTCTCACCGAGGGCCTGGTACTGCTCCCAGGTCGTGGGGACCTGATAGCCCCACTGCTTCATCAGCTTGTCGTTGTACCAGAGCACGGTCTGCGACAGGTCGTTGCGCAGGCAGTAGACGGTGCCGTCCACGGTGCACGGGGCGTTGGCGTCGGTGGCCCAGCCGTCCAGGGTGGCCTGCGGTATCAGACCCTTGTTCAGCGGTGCGGCGAACCCGGCCTGCACCGCCCAGCTGGTCTCGTTGTTCTGCGAACTGAAGACCACGTCCGGCCAGCCCGAGCTGGTCCGGTTGAACAGGGACACCTTGGTCTGCAGGTAGTTGGAGCCGTTGGCGTCCCCGTCGTAGGTGACGATGTCCATCTTCACCTCGGGATGGGCCTTCTGGTACAGCTTCGCGGCGGCCAGCCGGTCCGAGTCGACCCAGACCGTCAGGGTCCCGCCGGTCTGCGCCGCGGTCTTGAAGCTGCCACCGGTGCTCGGCGTGTTGGCCTTTCCACTGCTCGTGCCGCAGGCGGCGGCGCCGAGGGCGAGCAGGGCTCCGAGCGCGAGCAGCCCGGCACGCCGACGCGGCCGGCCCGGGCCTGGCGCGCCGATGGCGCGGAACTTCACTGTCATGAACGACTCCCTGCGCTGGGGCACCGCCGAGCTGAGGCTCGGCGGACCGGATGGGGATATGTGTCGTACTCATCGAATCCAGGCGGCTCGGTGCGAGCCGCCGCGCCCGTGTTGCGGATTGGTTACCGGTAACACATGCCGGGCGCCGTCCTGTGGCACACATAACAGCTGCCCAAGGACCCATGCGTCAAGAGGGGCGACGCACTTCTCTTCAAGATTTTTCGAAGACCGCACTGCCGTGACCACGACTATGACCTCATTGATCACCATATGAACCTGACGATCACCTCAATGAGTAGGATCTATCTAGCTCGATCCCAGCCTCACATGTATGCTCCTTGGCACCAGCCGAGGGCGAAGGAGAACACGTGGACGGCACACCCGTCTTGGCGGAGGACGGTGCGTCCGCGGGAAGGCAGGGCGAGGCACGGACCGACGCCTATCGTCCGGGCTATGAACTGATCGCCGAGCAGATCCTCCAGCTGATCGCCGCGTCGCAGTTGCAGCCGGGCGACCGGATGCCGACCGAGAACGAGCTGGCCGCGCGCCTGGGCGCCAGCCGCACCGTGGTCCGCGAAGCCGTCAAAATCCTCTCGGCCATCGGCAGGGTGCGCGCGCAAAAGGGCCGCGGGCTCTACGTCGCCGACGACGAGGGCATGCTGGGCTCCTCACGGTGGGGCGGTTTCTTCCTGCCGACGGACCTGGACCACGTCTACATGCTCTTCGAATTCCGGCGCGTCCAGGAGACAGCCGCCAGCAGCCTGGCCGCGACCAAGGCGACCCCGGCCGAACTGCGCGCCATCGAGGCGGCGGCACTCACCTGCGAACAGGGCCACCTGACCGGGCAGCCCGCCCTGTTCGACCGCGGCGACGACGACTTCCACCTCGGCATCGCCACCGCCTCGCACAACCCGTTCCTGCTCACCGCGGTCCGCGAAGCCCGCCGGTTGCAACGCCAGTCCAGCACCATCGGCCTGCACGGCGCGATCGGCGGCCACGCCGCGGAGGCCATCACCGAGCACACCGCGATCTACGAGGCGATCCGCGACGGCGATGCCGAGGCGGCGGCCATCGCGGCCGGCGTGCATTTGGACAAGACCCTTGAGGACTATCGCGGGGAGATACAACGGCGGCTGTTCGGCTGACGGCAAAAGCTTCCCGAGCGCTCCCTCAAGCGCCCGGGAAGCCTCTCGACTTCACTGCTCTATGAGCAGGTGTCTACGAGCACGCGGCTACGAGCACGCGGCTCCGTTGACGGTGAAGCTCGAGGGTGAGGTGTCGTTCGCGGTGAACGTGCCCTGGAAGCCGAACGAGGTGTTGGCTCCGGGGGCGATGGTGCTGTTGTAGGCGGCATTGGTCGCACTGACCGCGGCGCCGCTCTGGGTGGCGGTGGCGCTCCAGGCGTTGGTGATCTTCTGGTCGCCGGGGAAGCTCCAGCCGACGGTCCAGCCGTTGATCGCCGCCGTACCGGTGTTGGTGATGGTGACGTTGGCGGTGAAGCCACCTGGCCATTCATTGGTTCTGGTGTAGGCGACATGGCAGGTGCCTGTCGTCGTGCCGCCGGTGACGGTCCAGGTGAAGCCAGCCGAGCCGGACGCGCCGGTACTGTCGGTGGCAGTCACCGCCACGGTGGAGCTGCCCGCCGTGGTCGGGGTACCGGTGATCAGGCCGCTGCTGCTGATCGACAGCCCGGCCGGCAGACCCGACGCCGAGTACGTCA
This window harbors:
- a CDS encoding aldo/keto reductase — translated: MNRRTIAGTLLALTELGFGGSVIGNLYRPVSDDDAEAAVAAAWDAGIRSFDTAPHYGLGLSERRLGAVLSDHPRDEYVLSSKVGRLLVPNDYPTGRDSDGFAVPDTVRRKWDFSKDGVLRSIEASLDRLGTDRLDIVYLHDPDDHWQQAADEAMPTLAQLRDEGVVGAIGAGMNQSAMLTRFLRETAADVVMLAGRYTLLDQSALEDVLPAAIEQGKSVVAVGVFNSGLLAGDRPGAGMKYDYGDAPADLVDRARMIAEVCEAHGTTLPAAAIAFPFTHPAVVNVTLGMRTSRQVARNIELHRSSVPQALFAYLGSLGLITYSEGS
- a CDS encoding zinc-dependent alcohol dehydrogenase, with product MTSLAVRYTAARTLTTGPAAPVPPGPGQVELAPAYVGICGTDLHIFHGDMDGRVKAPAVIGHEMSGHVVRVGPGVEGYAPGDPVTVMPLSWDGTCPACLNGHRHICQNLDFIGIDSPGAMQQRWTVPASTLIRLPESLALDRAALVEPTAVAVHDVGRAGVSDGDRVVVVGGGPVGLLIALVARASGGEVRVVEPNPQRRRLAEQLGLNTWDPGADDVPERVRDWTQDAGADIAFEVSGAEAGVQTAVDVLAVRGRLCLVAIHPRPRAVDLHRFFWRELTLIGARLYERQDFETAVRLIDEGTIPAEQLISRIVPLVDALDAFTSLESGGDVKVLVDCGNTSPEAAA
- a CDS encoding FadR/GntR family transcriptional regulator, coding for MAEQILQLIAASQLQPGDRMPTENELAARLGASRTVVREAVKILSAIGRVRAQKGRGLYVADDEGMLGSSRWGGFFLPTDLDHVYMLFEFRRVQETAASSLAATKATPAELRAIEAAALTCEQGHLTGQPALFDRGDDDFHLGIATASHNPFLLTAVREARRLQRQSSTIGLHGAIGGHAAEAITEHTAIYEAIRDGDAEAAAIAAGVHLDKTLEDYRGEIQRRLFG
- a CDS encoding carbohydrate ABC transporter permease; translation: MPTEGHPALAALRTWEAAPLAEEEPARRTSRRRTRNPLPALVLALFAVFFVLPVLWLVLAATKTDDQLVHGNPLSFGSWHALRANWDALTSYQDDAIFQWLRNSALYSFLALVITLAVAVPAGYALAMTEFRGRRVLLVGTLVVMLMPNATLVVPLFLEVNAAHLIGSMWSIILPYAFYPFGVYLAYIYFSTALPRELLESARLDGCSEFGVFRRVALPLATPIVALVGFFSFVANWTNYFLPYVMLPQSSQLPVQVGLGTLLDDVPQFNPTVGDLAVQRPELALATLLAITPVLIVFLFSQRFLVTGMLAGATKG
- a CDS encoding carbohydrate ABC transporter permease, with the translated sequence MRALWPGRAGHGFVAAYVVLLIAFGIVPTCYAVYFAFTDGNARFSGLSNFSRAAADFRFVPAVEHVALYLVFWLVALVVLVVGLSLLLYELSARGVSKALRFLYYIPGALAGAAGVMVWLFVLDPSVSPVAFLLRAMGFATFGQVVAPGHLPVLFTLIAFWTGAGGWIVVMHGALNNIPREVIEAARIDGASAWQTARRIQIPMLRKWIVYMVILTFAGGTQLFVEPQLLAQASVGVAGRDYSLNQLSYDFAFQNNDVNTAAAISVELLLVGLVVAALFVARSGFFDAD
- a CDS encoding ABC transporter substrate-binding protein, whose product is MTVKFRAIGAPGPGRPRRRAGLLALGALLALGAAACGTSSGKANTPSTGGSFKTAAQTGGTLTVWVDSDRLAAAKLYQKAHPEVKMDIVTYDGDANGSNYLQTKVSLFNRTSSGWPDVVFSSQNNETSWAVQAGFAAPLNKGLIPQATLDGWATDANAPCTVDGTVYCLRNDLSQTVLWYNDKLMKQWGYQVPTTWEQYQALGEKVAAEHPGYLVGAAGDTFAPEIYLWAGKCGANQITGPKAVTVDATSAACTKMATLMDTLIKDKTLSTSSVFSSDFDKNEADKILMMPGPSWYGGALFQGTFKTPAGQLGVAPMPQWSGDSSPSVGNVGGGTWLVSAHSKNLKASTDFVTWVTTSDDYQGKLAPGFPAYTAAAKTWLAAQQSSGYYADDITAPLTAAANQVWAGWGYGQFSQEAVWAATVTPGVNAGKTIVSLLPAWQDSIVNHAKADGYQVATK
- a CDS encoding L-rhamnose mutarotase — translated: MQRIAQVARLLPELREQYLALHSEVWPGVESTLRAAHIRNYSIFLHGDMLFAYYEYHGQDFAADLDTIKDDPETQRWWTFTDPCQVPWPDSATGSRWADLPEIWHLGDDPSPTAEES
- a CDS encoding SDR family oxidoreductase; the protein is MTSNRFDLTGRLAVVTGARRGIGRAMARALAEAGADIIGVSAHLEGAGSDVEKDVTAAGRAFEAVQADFSDPAAVAALAADLAGRERPVDILVNNAGTIARTPAARHSDADWALVLQVNLSAQFVLTRAVGERMVERGRGKIVFTASLLSFQGGITVPGYTAAKHGIAGLTKALANEWAPHGVNVNAIAPGYIATDNTQALRDDAERSAAILSRIPAGRWGDADDLAGATVFLASDAAAYVHGAILPVDGGWLGR